DNA sequence from the Salifodinibacter halophilus genome:
CCACGCTCAACCTCGGTGCAATCCACGGCGGCGACAGTGCCAACCGTATTCCGGCGCGCTGCCGGCTGGATATTGATCTGCGTTTTCTACCGGGCGAGCACATCGCCGATCACCGCCGCTTGCTCCGCCAACGCGTAGCCGACGCGGTGGCAACCACCGACTGTGCGGTCGAGTTCAGTGAACTGTTCGACGGTACGCCAGCGTTCGAAACACCCGCTGATTCACCGCTGGTCACGGCCTGCGAAACACAATGCGGCCGCGAGGCAGCGGCTGTGGACTTCGGCACCGAGGGCGCGTTCTACAACCGTGCCGGCATGGCGTCGGTCATCCTCGGCCCCGGCAGCATCAACCAAGCCCATCAGCCGAATGAATATCTAGCACTAGCGCAAATAACGCCGATGCAGCGCATCCTGCATGGATTAATTCGACAGTTCTGTATCGATTAGCAGCGTGTCACGCATAATGTCGGCATGAACGCCCCCGCTCCACGCAACTCAGCCACCTCGGACAACGTCTCGCCCGCCGAAGCAGCCGCGGCCGCGTTGCGCACGAGCGCGCCGTATATCCGCGCCCATCGTGGCCGAACATTCGTCGTGCATCTGCCCGGCGAAGCAGACGACGACGCCGCACTGACCACGCTGGTCGAAGACCTCGCCCTGTTATCGAGTCTCGGCGTGCGGTTGTTGCTAGTACTCGGTGCGCGTCCGCAAATCGACTACGCACTGGCCACAGCTGGCGTCGAAACCCCGTTCGTAAACGCGACCCGTGTGACCTCGGCAACCGCGCTGACCGAAGTCGTCAAAGCCGTCGGCGCGCACATGATCAACACCGAAGCACGCTTGTCGCGCAGCGTGACCCAAACAACGCTCGGCGGCACCGGCGTGGCTACGACCCGCGGCAATTTCGTGGTGGCCAAACCACTGGGCATCGTCGATGGCGTCGACCACGAACATACCGGCGAAGTCCGCCGGATCGACACCGACGGCATCAACGCCGCCCTGGACGGCGGCCAGATCGTCATGGTCTCGGCGCTCGGCTATTCGCCGTCGGGAGAAATCTTCAACGTGTTGACCGAGGATCTGGCCACTTTGGCCGCCATTGAACTGGGCGCCGACAAACTGGTCATGCTCCACGACGGCGCCGCATTGACCGAGCGCGCGCCGAATGTGGGCCGACAACTGCCCACCGCCAACGCCGAATCCCTGGCTGAATCGGAACACGATGCCTCGATTCGCACACTACTGGCACACGCCGCACACGCGTGCAGGGGCGGCGTTGCTCGCACACACCTGGTTGCGTTCACTGATACGGACGCACTGTTACGCGAGCTGTATTCGCGCGACGGCGCCGGCACGTTGGTCACCGCTGGTGGCTACGACACGATCCGAACCGCAACCCCGGATGATCTGACCGGTATCCTGGCGCTGATCGAGCCACTAGCTGCGGCCGGCGTGCTGGTGTCGCGCTCACGCGAGGCAATCGAACGCGACCTTGCCTACTACCGAGTCATGGCCCGCGACGGGCTGATTACCGCCTGCGCTGCGCTGGTGCCTTACCCGGACGCGCGTGCCACCGAGCTCGCTTGCGTTGCCGTCCACCCGGATTATCGCGGCCAGTCACGCGCTGCGGAACTACTCGCCCGCGCCGAAAAAGAAACCAGAGAATCCGGTTTTAAACAGCTCTTTGCGCTGACCACGCGCACGCCGCATTGGTTTATCGAGCACGGCTTCGAGAAAGCCGGCCGCGACGACCTGCCTGCTGGCCGCCAAGCGCTGTACAACGATCAGCGTAACTCGGCGGTATTGGTTAAACCGGTGGCCACCGACACTCGCTGATGGCGGCCCACGTTCCGCGGATTTACCTGCCGCAGCCACTCTCGGTCGATGACACCTTCAACCTGCCAGATGCCAAACGACATCATCTGGCCACGGTGCTGCGCCTCGCCCCCGGCGACCGAGTCACGCTTTTCAACGACAGCAGTTTCGAATACGACGCCCGCATCGAGACCGCTACACGCAAAACGTTGGCTGTACACGTCGTCGATTATGCTGCACCGCCCCGTGAATCCGTGCTGGAAATGACGCTGGTCCAATCGATTCTTGGTGGCGATCGCATGGACTACGCACTCGCCAAAGCCGTGGAACTCGGCGTGCAGCGCATCCAACCCGTATTCGCCGATAGAGGCAAGATCAAACTGACCGGCCAACGTGCGGCCAAGAAACACGATCACTGGCAAGCGGTCGTTGAAGCCGCCGCCGAACAATCCGGCCGGCTGATCCGTCCAGCCGTGGCCGCCCCGGACAAACTGGCCACAACGCTCGGCTGGCTTGCGTCCGACCGAACCGGACTCGTGCTGGCGCCAACCAGTACAGCACCGCTGGCCACGACCGCTATTGCCGGCGCCGTGGATTTATTGATCGGCCCGGAATCGGGACTTTCCCAGACCGAAGTAAAAACGGCCCACGAACACGGCTGGCACGACACGAGCCTCGGCCCGCGCACACTCCGAGCCGAGACCGCCGGACCGGCCGCGATCAGTGTACTGCAGGCCGTGGCTGGCGATTTCGCTGATCGCGCGGCCGATGCCGCCTGCGAGTCAATAACCGGAGATTAATGCGATGACGAAACAGCTGGGCGTGGTCATGGACCCGATCGAGTCGATCACGCCATACAAGGACACAACGTTAGCGCTGCTGCTCGAAGCCCAGCGCCACGGTTACGCACTCGTCTACATGACACTGGACGATCTGTTCGTGCGCGATGGCATCGCCCGCGCCCAGGCACGCAGGCTCACAGTGGCCGACGATAACGACGCCTGGTTTGAATATCGCGGCGCGAGCGAGACCATCGACCTGGGCGACCTGGACGTGATCCTGATGCGCAAGGATCCGCCCTTCGACATGGAATATATCTACGCGACCTATATCCTCGAACGCGCAGAAGCCGCCGGGACACGAGTCGTCAACCAACCCGCCGCGCTACGCGACGTCAATGAAAAAATGGCGATCACGCGTTTTCCCGAGCTGTGCACGCCGACGCTAATCAGCCGCTCGGCCGAACAGTTCAAAGCGTTTGTAGCCGAACAAAACGACGTTATCGTCAAACCATTGGACGGTATGGGCGGGTCACGGATATTTCGAGTCCATGCGGGCGACCCAAACCTGAGCGTGGTCATCGAAGTCCTGACCGACAACGGCCAGCGTTTTGCCATGGCCCAAACATTCGAACCAGCAATCGCCAGCGGCGACAAACGCATACTCGTAATCGACGGCCAGCCGATCGACTACGCGCTGGCGCGCGTGCCAGCCGAAGGAGAGCTCCGCGGCAACCTGGCCGCTGGCGGCCGCGGCGTGGCGCGTGAACTGACCACGGCCGATCGGCAGATCGCTGAAACCGTCGGCCCGTTTCTGGTCGAGCGCGGCATCACCTTCGCGGGCCTGGACGTGATCGGCGATAAACTCACCGAAATTAATGTCACCAGCCCGACCTGCGTACGCGAAATTGAGGAGCAGCGCGAGATCAACATCGCCAGCACTTTATTCCATGCGCTCGAGCGCCATTTTGAGTAATCCACGCCCGCAAACGATTTGCCGCAGCCCGGTAATCGGTCGATAATGAGGCCATGGGTAAAGGCGTATTCAATAATCAGTTTCTTTTGGCGATGCCCGGCACGGTAACCGGCTCGTTCGCCGAAAGCGTGATCTACATTACCGACCACGGCGACGACGGCGCGATGGGCCTGGTGATCAACCAGCTGGGTGAATTAACCATCGCCGACGTACTCGATCAGCTCGACCTAAGCGCTCATTTAAACGGTGAACAGCCCGTGTATTGGGGCGGCCCGGTCCAACCGGCGCGCGGTTTCGTACTCCACGCCAACGAAGGCAGTTGGGCGGCGAGCATGGAAATCAATGACGCCATGGCGCTCACGACCTCGCGCGATATTCTGCAGGCGATCGGCAACGGCTTCGGCCCGAGCCGCTACCTGATGACGTTTGGCTACGCTGGCTGGGGCCCCGGCCAGCTGGAAGAAGAAATGGCCGCGAATAGCTGGCTATCTACACCGGCATCCGAAGACATCATTTTCAATACCGATCCCGATGCGCGCTGGAACGCGGCGGCACGTCAGATCGGGCTCGACCCCCGAGCCCTGCTGGGCGATACCGGTCGTGCCTGACGGCGTTGTACTCGGCTTCGATTTCGGCACCGAGTGGATCGGGGTCGCACTCGGCAATCGGATCGCCGGTAGTGCCCGCCCGCTAACCGCCGTTGGCGGCGGCGACCCGCCGGCGTGGCCAGCCATTGACGAACTAATCGCCGAATGGCGCCCAGCACGACTGGTCGTCGGCTTACCATTGGACGACCAGTCCGACGAGCCGGGTGCCGAGCAGCCGATGACGCGCCGTAGCCGCCGTTTCATGCGGCAACTGGCGGCACGTTTCGAGATCGCTGTGGATGCCGTCGACGAACGCTACACGACCACCGAAGCCGTCGATCGGCTACGGGCTGCCCGCGCATCTGGATCGCGCAAGACACGCGTGACCAAAACCGACCGCGATGCTGCCGCAGCTGGTGTGATCGTCGAAACGTGGCTGGCACAAACCGAACCATCGGCCACGGTTTGAACGCGCCACCCGACGTCGACGAACTGATCCAGCGCCTAGCCGACGGGCTTCGCCCGCTGGTTGGTACGCCGGCCGACACCTGTGTGGTCGGCATCGAGACAGGCGGCGCCTGGGTGGCCGAACGGCTACGCCCCCTGCTCGACCCCGAACTACCACTCGGGAGCCTGAATATCAGCTTCTACCGTGATGATTTCTCCACGCTCGGCCTGCATCCACGCGTCGGCCCTTCGACCTTGCCCGTGGATATCACCGACAAGACGGTGATTCTGGTCGACGACGTGCTCTACACTGGCCGTACCGTGCGTGCCGCATTGAACGAGTTATTCGACTATGGCCGCCCAGCCGCCGTTCGGCTGGCCGCCCTGGTCGACCGCGACGCGCGCGAGCTGCCGTTTACCGCAGATGTGGTCGGCCAGCGTCTTGCTATCGAGCCCGACCAGCAGATCAAACTAACCGGCCCCGAACCGCTGACACTGATTTTTCAATGACGAATGGGTCGATCCACAACAAACCTGAGCTTGCCCAGTACGACGCTAACGGACAACTTCGTCACCTAGTCGGCATCGGTGGGCTGACCGCCGCGCAAATCACGC
Encoded proteins:
- a CDS encoding 16S rRNA (uracil(1498)-N(3))-methyltransferase; its protein translation is MAAHVPRIYLPQPLSVDDTFNLPDAKRHHLATVLRLAPGDRVTLFNDSSFEYDARIETATRKTLAVHVVDYAAPPRESVLEMTLVQSILGGDRMDYALAKAVELGVQRIQPVFADRGKIKLTGQRAAKKHDHWQAVVEAAAEQSGRLIRPAVAAPDKLATTLGWLASDRTGLVLAPTSTAPLATTAIAGAVDLLIGPESGLSQTEVKTAHEHGWHDTSLGPRTLRAETAGPAAISVLQAVAGDFADRAADAACESITGD
- the argA gene encoding amino-acid N-acetyltransferase; translated protein: MNAPAPRNSATSDNVSPAEAAAAALRTSAPYIRAHRGRTFVVHLPGEADDDAALTTLVEDLALLSSLGVRLLLVLGARPQIDYALATAGVETPFVNATRVTSATALTEVVKAVGAHMINTEARLSRSVTQTTLGGTGVATTRGNFVVAKPLGIVDGVDHEHTGEVRRIDTDGINAALDGGQIVMVSALGYSPSGEIFNVLTEDLATLAAIELGADKLVMLHDGAALTERAPNVGRQLPTANAESLAESEHDASIRTLLAHAAHACRGGVARTHLVAFTDTDALLRELYSRDGAGTLVTAGGYDTIRTATPDDLTGILALIEPLAAAGVLVSRSREAIERDLAYYRVMARDGLITACAALVPYPDARATELACVAVHPDYRGQSRAAELLARAEKETRESGFKQLFALTTRTPHWFIEHGFEKAGRDDLPAGRQALYNDQRNSAVLVKPVATDTR
- a CDS encoding YqgE/AlgH family protein; the encoded protein is MGKGVFNNQFLLAMPGTVTGSFAESVIYITDHGDDGAMGLVINQLGELTIADVLDQLDLSAHLNGEQPVYWGGPVQPARGFVLHANEGSWAASMEINDAMALTTSRDILQAIGNGFGPSRYLMTFGYAGWGPGQLEEEMAANSWLSTPASEDIIFNTDPDARWNAAARQIGLDPRALLGDTGRA
- the gshB gene encoding glutathione synthase translates to MTKQLGVVMDPIESITPYKDTTLALLLEAQRHGYALVYMTLDDLFVRDGIARAQARRLTVADDNDAWFEYRGASETIDLGDLDVILMRKDPPFDMEYIYATYILERAEAAGTRVVNQPAALRDVNEKMAITRFPELCTPTLISRSAEQFKAFVAEQNDVIVKPLDGMGGSRIFRVHAGDPNLSVVIEVLTDNGQRFAMAQTFEPAIASGDKRILVIDGQPIDYALARVPAEGELRGNLAAGGRGVARELTTADRQIAETVGPFLVERGITFAGLDVIGDKLTEINVTSPTCVREIEEQREINIASTLFHALERHFE
- the ruvX gene encoding Holliday junction resolvase RuvX, which produces MRAGTRRHVRSGSTPEPCWAIPVVPDGVVLGFDFGTEWIGVALGNRIAGSARPLTAVGGGDPPAWPAIDELIAEWRPARLVVGLPLDDQSDEPGAEQPMTRRSRRFMRQLAARFEIAVDAVDERYTTTEAVDRLRAARASGSRKTRVTKTDRDAAAAGVIVETWLAQTEPSATV
- the pyrR gene encoding bifunctional pyr operon transcriptional regulator/uracil phosphoribosyltransferase PyrR, encoding MNAPPDVDELIQRLADGLRPLVGTPADTCVVGIETGGAWVAERLRPLLDPELPLGSLNISFYRDDFSTLGLHPRVGPSTLPVDITDKTVILVDDVLYTGRTVRAALNELFDYGRPAAVRLAALVDRDARELPFTADVVGQRLAIEPDQQIKLTGPEPLTLIFQ